The DNA region AGGTCTTGACGAGAGCCTGTGGTAGCGTCCGGGCGGGCAATTTGGCGACGACGTCCCGACCACGCCTGATCCAGCGCACCAGAGCCTCATCTGCCTCAATGCCGGGCGGATCGACAAGCACAAACCCGCGTGGCCTGCGCCCACCGGTCATCTCCATCGGGCCTACATGCTCCTCGGTCAGGGCAGCATCATAGCCGTCCCGCCCGACCCGAACCATCAGCGCATCGCCGGTAACCCCGCAACACATGTGATCGCCGACCATGAAGCAAAGCGCCCCCATCATCTTCTGGTCCCGCAGATCGTCCACATCCGACAGGGCGTGTCGGACGCGGGCGGCAAGGGCGTTATCATAGGCCATTCCGGGCTATTCCTTCTCGGCGGCGATGATCTCCTGAAGCCGCGCAAGGCTGGTTTCCCACCCGGCGCGGGTCTTTTCGCACACATCTGCATTGGGCAGGCCGCTGTGGCGCAGGGTCAGGTGCACGCCGCCCGGTTGCGGGGTCAGGTCGTAGGTTAGCAGTGCAGGCTCGAATGGGGCGCCAACGGGCGTCCAGGTCTGTGCAAGCCTGCGTGGGTCCTCGACGGTGACGAATTCCCCTTCCAGTTGATAGGGCTGTCCGCCGCCAATTCCGGCAGCGGCCCACCGACCGCCTTCGCGGACATCGCCGCTCCAGTCTTCGGTGTTGAAGACGCCCGGCCGGACCCACCAGGTGCAGATTTCCTTCGTCGTGATCGCCCGGAACAGGCGTTCGGGCGTGGTGCCGAACAGGGCGGAGGCTTCAACCTCCCCGGTCGTGGGGTCTGTGGTCGCGGTGACCCCGCCATGGGGCGCGCGGGTCTGGGCATCTGTCATGGTCGGTCTCCTCTTGGTCATTGATTATAGGTTAGCGGGGGTGGTACGTTTTCGTAAATACGGACAAAAACGATAGTATGGAGATTTGCCGTGGCGCTGGATGACGACACCAATCGGGGACCGGGCGTGTCCCTTCTGACCGGGCTCGACATGAGCCATATCACGCTGTGCCCGGCCATCGCGTTCAACAAGATCGTCGGCGGGCGCTACAAGCTGCACATCCTCTGCGTCCTGCATCGCGGCCCGCTGCGCTTCGGCGAGATTGGGCGGTCGCTGGTCAAAGGGGGCCTCGGCAAGCCGGTGACGCCGCGAATTCTGAGCCGGGAGCTGAAGGATATGACCGAACTGGGCCTGCTCGACCGCAAGGAGTATCCGGTTGTGCCCAAGAAGGTCGAATACGCGCTCGGCCCGCGCGGTAAGGCCCTTCTGCCGATCCTGTCGGAGATCGTCCGTTGGGGCGCGACGGGCGTTCATGAGGACATGCTTGAGGTGTCGCAAAGCCGACATTAGCCGCGCGGCAGCGACGTCGCGGTAAGGGCTCCGACCGGCACATCGCCGTCGCCGCCCCGCTCTATTGCCCGGCCGCACGATCCCGCCTACCCTCGCGCCCATGTCCCCACCTTTCAAAATCCGCGCCTTGGGAGAGATTGCCATTCGGTGCGATGATCTCGCGCGGATGGCGGCGTTTTACGGGGACATCCTTGGACTGGAACGGATGGTGGGCAGCGCTGCTCCCAACATCGTGTTCTTTCGCATCGCGGAGGGGTTTGGCGGGCACACGCAGATTCTGGCGCTGTTTGAAAAGGACGCGCAGGGGCCTGTCACCGGTGCCGCGTCGTCCCTGCACCACATTGCGCTGACGGTCCGCTACGCCGATCAGGACGCCATCATGGCGTGGTATGAGGAACAGGGGCTGACCTACCGGGTGGAGCATTTCGGTTGGGTCGGCTGGCGCGGGGTGTTCACCACGGACCCCGAGGGCAACACCGTGGAACTGGTCGCCTATGACGCCAGCCTGAAGGACGCCTAAACAGCGGCTTTGCGCATCTCGTCCAGGTAGATGTCGCGCAGGCGTGCGGTGACGTGGCCGGGGGTGCCGGTGCCCACGGCCTCTCCGTCGATCTCCACCACGGGCATGACGAAGGTGGTGGCCGACGTCACGAACGCCTCATCGGCGGCCTTGGCTTCGTCCATCGTGAATGGGCGTTCCTCCACCTTCATCTGCGCCTCTTCCGCCATCCGCAGAACGGCGGCGCGGGTGATGCCGCTGAGGATCTCATGGCCCAGATTGCGCGTGATGATCGTGTTGCCTTTCACGATATAGGCGTTGTTCGACGTGCCCTCCGTCACCATTCCGTCCTCCACCATCCAGGCATCATGGGCGCCCGCGGCCTTCGCGGCCATCTTGCCCATAGAGGGATAGAGCAGCTGCACCGTCTTGATATCGCGACGGCCCCAGCGCTGATCTTCGATGGAGATCACCTTCATGCCGGTCTGTGCCATCGGGTTACCGGCAAGGCCGGGCTTGTTCTGGGTGAACAGCACGATGGTCGGGGGGGTGTCGTCCGCAGGATAAACGAAGTCGCGATCCGCCGCGCCGCGCGTGACTTGCAGATAGATCAGGCCTTCGGTGATGTCGTTGGCGCGGACAAGCTCCCGGTGGATCTCCAGCAGCTCGTCTTCCGTGGTGGGGTTGGCCATGTCCAGCTCATCAAGGGAGCGTTGCAGGCGACGCGCGTGGCCGTCGAAGTCGATCAGCTTGCCGTCCAACACGCTTGTGACCTCATAGACGCCGTCTGCGAACAGGAACCCACGGTCAAAGATCGAGATGGTGGCGTCCTGCTCGGGCAGATACTGGCCGTTCACATATACAGTGCGGGTCATAGGTGCATTCCTTCTGCGGCTGTTCCCACCGGATTAGAGGCGGTTGAGGATCCGTTCAATGGCCCATTCGACGCGGGCTGTGGAATAGGCGTGGCTGCCGCTGAACATGCACAGATCAAGGACCGTGCCCTCCGCGTTTTCGCGCAGGAAACAGGTCAGGCCCTCGGGCATTTCCTGCAAGGTGGCCTCGGGCTGTGCGCCGTGGTCGGCGTACATGGCGAGCGCGTCGTAGACGTTGCCCTGGCGGGTGGGGCCAATCGCGCGGCCTTCCATGGGAACGACCGTATCGCCATCGCCGTGGATGTGGATCAGCGGCGCGGCGGGCGTGGGGCAGGTGGCGGGAATAGTCCGCCAGAAGGTGCCGGAATAGGGCACGAACCCCGCGAAGACATCGCCCATCTCGCAGGCGAGTGTCCATGTCATCATGCCGCCCGCGCTGAACCCGGTGGCGATCAGGCGGGATTGGTCGAGGTCAATGCGGGTGGCGACATCGGCGATGACGGCGTCCACATAGGCGGCCTCGGCGGCCTCGGCCTGCTGTGGGTTGCGGGGGCGGTAGGCGAGGTTCCAGTCATCGGCGTCCGCGTTCATCGCGATGAAGGCCATCCCAAGCCGGTCCGCCATGGCGCGCAGCGCGGCGTTGTTCATCGCACCGCCCGCGCTGCCGCGATAGCCGTGGGCGTGGAAGAAAGCGCCGACAGGGCCGGTGGTGTCGGCGGGCATGTAATAGCGGTAGGTGCGGTCATTGGCGACGGAGCAATCGGTGTCCGGGCCGCAGGCAAGGGCGGGGCTGGCGAGGAGGGCGAGGGCGGTGGCGAGGATCAGGCGCATGGGGGCTCCGGGATGACGTGTTTCGCGCGGGAGGGTGGAGGTTTGTTGTCCGGGATGCACGCCACTTCTGTGTGAGGTGATCTTGGATGGCGGTTTTTCGTCCGCTGCGCGGCCGACCGCCCCGGGGGCTTCGCCCCCAAAACTAAGGATGTATGAGGGCTTCGCCCCCAAAACCTAAGATGTGCGAGGGCTTCGCCCCAAGACCATGAACGTCAGTGGGCCCTGCCAAAATACAATGAACGTCAGGGGGCTCTGCCCCCTGGCCCCCGGAGTTGTATTGCCCAGATGAAAGAGCGGTCAGCCCCAGAGGGCGGCCTCCGGGGGATGGATTGTGGAGCCGTCGAATTTGAGCGGTGGGGTGCGGTCTTCGGCGAGGAGGAGGGGCCCATCGAGGTCCACGATCTCGGCCCCCTGGGCCACGAGCATGGCAGGGGCCATGGCGAGGGATGAGCCGACCATGCAGCCCACCATCACCGTGTACCCTTCGGCACGGGCGGCATCGCGAAGCGCGAGGGCTTCGGACAGGCCGCCGGTCTTGTCGAGCTTGATATTGACCATGTCGTATTTGCCCTTGAGGTCGGGCAGCGACGCGCGATCGTGACAGGATTCGTCCGCGCAGACGGGAAGGGGGCGGGCGATCTCGGACAGCATATCGTCCTGACCCGCGGGCAGGGGCTGTTCCACCATCTGCACGCCCAGGCGGAGGAGGTGGGGCGCGAGGTCCGTGTAGATTTCGGCCGTCCAGCCTTCATTGGCATCGACGATGATCGCGGCCTTGGGCGCGCCTGCGCGGACCGCTTCGAGGCGGGCCATATCATCGGCTGTGCCAAGTTTGATTTTCAGGAGCGGGCGCGCGGCATGTTTGGCCGCAGAGGCGCGCATCTTCTCGGGCGTGTCCAGCGATAGGGTGAAGGCCGAGGTGACGGGCTGAGGCACGGGCTGGCGGAGCATTTCCCAAACAGTCGTGGCGTTGCACTTGGCTTCGGCATCCAGAATGGCGCATTCGATGGCGTTCCGCGCAGCCCCGGGTGGAAAACGGGCGCTGTCGCCGTTGTCGATGTAGTCCTGGATCTGTGCCTCAACGCTATCGAGGGTCTCTCCGTAACGGGCGTAGGGCACGCATTCGCCCCGCCCCCGCCCACTGGCGCCTTGGTCGATTTCAAAGGTCAGCACTTCGGCATGGGTCTTTGACCCGCGAGAAATCGTGAACACTTCATCCAGCTTGAATTTGTCGCGCGTGATCTTGAACATCAGATCGCATCCAGCGCATCGCAGAGGCGGCCCGCGCCCTGGCGGAACGGATCGGCGGTGGGCAGGCCCATCCGCTTTTCGATATCGGCGAGGGTTTGCAGCGCCTCGTCCTCCCCCAAGGCCGCCGTGTTGACAGAGATGCCCACGACCTCGGCCTTGGGATTGGCGATCCGGGCCAGCGGCAGGGCGGTGTCGCGCAGCTGCTCCAGCGTCGGCAGGGCGTAATGGGGCAGGCCGCGCATATGGGTGCGGGTCGGCTCATGGGACAGGATCAGTGCATCGGGCTGGCCGCCGTGGATCAGCGCCATGGTGACGCCGGAGAAAGAGACGTGGTACAGGCTGCCCTGCCCTTCGATCATGTCCCAGTGGTCGTCGTCGTTGTCGGGCGTCAGCCATTCGACCGCACCGGCCATGAAGTCGGCAATCACGGCATCCAGCGGCACGCCGTCCCCGGTCACGAGGATGCCGGTCTGCCCGGTCGCCCGGAAGCTGGATTTCAGGCCACGGGCCTTCATTTCCTTATCCATGGCGAGGGCCGTATACATCTTGCCCGCCGAACAATCGGTGCCCACGGCCAGGCAGCGCTTGCCGGAGCGTTTCTTGCCATTGGCGATGGGGTAGGCGACGGAGGGGATGCGGACGTCATGCAGCTGGCGTCCGTATTCCTTGGCGACGGCGACCAGATCAGGTTCATCACTCAGCAGGTTGTGCAGGCCGGAGGCGATATCGAACCCCTCGGCCAGCGCCTCGATCAACACGCGCTTCCAGGCGGGCGAGATATAGCCGCCCTGGTTCGCGATCCCCACCACCAGCGTTTTTGCGCCGGAGGCCTTGGCGGCGGCGAGGTCCATATCGGCGACCTTCACATCGGCGTTGCAGCCCTCCATCCGAAACTGGCCGATGACATTCTCGGGCCGCCAGTCGCGGATGCCCTGGGCCACTTTCGCGGCCAGTTGATCCGGCGCGTCGCCCAGGAACAGAAGATATGGAGTCTCAATCATCGGATGGCCCTTCCCCGGATTCGCAATCGTCACGGCAAATTAACCGCGATCCGGCGCACGTACTGCGAAAAATGGGGCGTGCTTACGGCCAAGCGCGGGAGATCATCGCGCCAGTGCCGGGAAATGGCGCGGATTTGTGCGCAGAGCCTACGCCTTGGACAGCAATCCTGCGGGGCGGGTATCGGATTGGACGAAATCCACCGGGGCGGTGCGGGCCGTGGCGGTGTTGCGCTTGAAGTCGTAGCGCATCAGATCCCCATCCTCGGACGAGGCCATGATCAGGGCCTGATACAGGTGCTGCGCGCCGTCATAGATGTCGATCAGGCCGCGCAGACGTGGCGCTGTTTCGGTATCCAGCGCGAAGCCGTGATCGGACATTTCGATGATGGCAAACGCCTCATCCCCCACATGGACAGACCGTGTCGCACGCTTGCGCTTCCCCTGACGTCGGGCGGCGGCCAGTTGGTCGCGAATCTCTTTAGGCAGGTACTCAGACATCGGATCCTCCGACGAAGGTGGGGTCGAACGCCCAGCAAGGTGGCTGATCTTGATGTCAGGTCAATGACACAGCCGGTGCAAATTTCGGGCCTGTTCATGACGGTATACCATTGAAGACTAAGATTCCCTTACCCGCTTGACCTTATCCCCGATGCCGCGCCGCAGAGATCTTATACATGTATCTAGAAATAATCGGCCTGTGCATGGATGTGGAGGCTGCCCTGCGCCGCTCCGCCTGTACGGAACACACCCGGGGCCCTATCTCCGACTCAGCAAAAGGATGGAGATGACAATGGGCCTGCTGGTTGACGGAACATGGCAAGACACGTGGTATGACACCAAAAAATCCGGCGGCGCGTTCAAACGCCAGGCGGCGCAGTTTCGCAACTGGATCACGGCCGATGGCAGCGCGGGCCCCAGTGGCGAAGGCGGCTTCAAGGCGGAAAGCGGGCGCTACCACCTTTATGTCAGCCATGCCTGTCCCTGGGCCAATCGCACGCTGATCTTCCGCGCCCTCAAGGACCTTCAGGACCATATCGACATATCCGTCGTGCATCCTGATATGATGGGCGATGGATGGACCTTCGACACCAGCCACGACGGGGCCACCGGCGATACGCTCTACGGCCTGTCCTTCGCCCGTGACCTCTACACCAAGGCGCAGCCCGGCGTGACCACCCGTGTCACCGTCCCGATCCTTTGGGACACGCAGCGCGAAACCATCGTGTCCAACGAATCCGCGGAAATCATCCGCATGTTCAACACGGCCTTCAACGACATCACCGGGAATGCGGACGATTACTACCCCGAAGCGCTGCGCCCGCGCATCGATGACATCAATGGCCGCGTCTATTCAGACGTCAACAACGGCGTCTACAAATCCGGCTTCGCCACGTCGCAAGACGCCTATGATGGCGCGGTCCATGCGCTCTTCGATGCGCTCGACTGGCTGGAAGATATCCTCGCCGACAACCGCTACCTCACCGGCGATACAATAACCGAGGCCGATTGGCGGCTCTTCACCACGCTGGTGCGGTTTGATCCGGTCTACCACCTGCATTTCAAGTGCAACCGCAAGCGGATTGTCGATTACCCCAACCTTTGGGCCTATACGCGTGAACTGTACCAATGGCCGGGCGTCGCGGATCAGATCAACTTCGACCACATCGTGCGTCACTACCATTACAGCCACGAGAGTATTAACCCCCACCGGATCATCCCAATCAACCCGCAGATCGACTGGACCGCGCCCCATGGTCGCTCTGATCGGTGAAGCGGATTGCGGGCGGCGTAATTTCGGGTATCAAAAGGGGTCATGAACGTCCCGTTTCCAAAACGCGACCACGGGGGTGGTCTGGATGCCGCAGCCGCTGAATATGGCGGTGATCTGGAGGCGTGGCTGGATCTGTCGACCGGCATCAACCCCAACGCCTATCCGGTGGGGCAATTGCCGCAGGACATCTGGGGTCGCCTGCCCGATGAAGGCGCGATGGCGCGGTTGCTGGACGCCGCGCGCAGCTTCTGGTCGGTCCCCGATGGGGTGGAGGTCATTGCCGCCGCCGGGGCCTCTCCGCTGATCGCGCGGATGCCGGATATGACGGCCTTCTCGGGCGCGTATATCCCGGTGCCCACCTATAACGAATACGCGGCGGCCTTTGCGGCGCGGGGGCGGCTGAACGACCCGCTGAACCCCCAAAATCCCGTGCATGTCTACGTACATCCCAACAATCCTGATGGGCGCATGTGGCCGGGATCGGTCATTGGCGGGCGGCCCCTGACGATCATCGACGAAAGTTTCTGCGATACCGTCCCGGACAAGACCCACATGGCCCGCGCGGCAGAGCCCGGGGTGATTATCCTCAAGAGTTTCGGCAAATTCTGGGGTCTCGCGGGCCTGCGCCTTGGGTTCGCGATTGCAGCGCCCGAGACGTTTGCGCGGTCGTCGTCATCCGCGTCGTTGCAGGAGCTGATGGGGCCGTGGTCCGTCTCCGGCCCCGCGCTGGAGATCGGGGCGCGTGCCTTGCAGGACCACGCCTGGGCCGAGGCGACGCGGGTGCGTCTGGGTCACGATGCCGCCCGGCTCGATGATATGCTGCTATCCGCTGGGGCGGAGATCGTGGGCGGCACGACGCTGTTTCGCACCTATGCATGGGAGCAGGGGGCAGAGGTCTGGCAAAAACGTCTGGCCGAGCATCGCATCTGGTCACGCATTTTCCCCTATTCCACCAATTGGATGCGCCTGGGTCTTCCCGCCACGGATGAGGATTGGGCGCGCCTGGACGCGGCCCTTTGATCGCCACCGCTGGGTTGCTGTTTGCTGCGATGATCCTGGATGCGCTGGTGGGCGAGCCCCGGTGGCTGTGGTCCCGGATCCCGCATCCGATCGTGCTGATGGGGCGGTTGATCGACTGGTGCGATGCCACGTTCAATCGCGGGGCGCAGCGGCTCAACGGGGGTCTGGTCATGGCAGCACTTGGCCTGAGCGCATTGGGGTTGGGTTGGGTCATTGCCGCCCTGCCGCTCGGGTGGCTGTGGCAAATCCTGATCGCCGCGGTTTTGCTGGCGCAGAGGTCTTTGGTGGACCATGTGGCGGCGGTCGCTGTCGGTCTCCGCCGGTCGCTGGCGGACGGCAAGCGCGCCGTTGCGATGATCGTCGGGCGCGACACCGGGCCATTGGATGACGCCGCCGTGGCCCGCGCCGCGATTGAGAGTGCGGCAGAGAACATGTCCGATGGTGTCGTCGCGCCCGCATTCTGGTTTCTGGTCGGCGGGCTGCCCGGGTTATTGTTGTATAAGATCACGAACACGGCGGATTCGATGATCGGCCATCGCACGCCCCGGCACGAGGCCTTCGGATGGGCGGCGGCGCGGTTCGATGACGTGTTGAACTATGTCCCCGCGCGGCTGACGGCCTTGTTGATCGCACTCACCCACGGGTTTGACGCGCTGCGCTGTGCCTATCGCGACGGTCCCAAACATCGGTCGGTGAATGCGGGCTGGCCGGAGGCGGCGATGGCCTCCGCCCTCGGTCTGTCCTTGTCGGGCTCGCGCGCCTATGGCGGGGAGATGACAGAGGATCCGGCCCTGAACGCGACCGGGTCACGCGATGCCACCCCCGGCGATATAAAAGCGGCGATCCGCGTTCTGTGGCGCGTCTGGTGGGCGATGCTTGGCGGCAGCGTCATCTGCATCCTTCTCGGCGGGTGGGGGGCGCTGCTTCTTGCCACGGTTTTGCTTGCGCTCATCTGAACGGTTGCGAGCCGCGCCAACCACGCTAATCTCCCCCAAATCCATAAGTTATGAGGTTGTCCCCCCATGCGTTTTCTCGCCCCGCTTCTTTTGTCTCTTTCCATCGGCACGGCCGCCCATGCGCAGCAATGCGGCGGCGATTTCAACCAGTTTGTTCAGGGCCTGCGGGCGGAAGCCGCAGAGCGGGGCCATAGTCAGGAGGCTATCGACGGCTTCTTCCGCCACGCCAGCTATTATCAGCGCGCTCTGGATGCGGACCGGCGTCAGGGCATCTTCACCGTGCCCTTCACCGATTTCGCCCGCCGTCTGATCAGTCAGGGCCGCATGGACAATGGACGGCGCAACGCCGATCGTCAGGCCGCCACCTTCGCCGAGATTGAGCGGCGTTTCGGCGTATCCCAGGGCATTCTTCTGGCCTTCTGGGCGTTCGAGACGGATTACGGCGCGTTTCAGGGCGATTACAACACGCTCGACAGCCTCGTGACCCTCGCCCACGATTGCCGCCGGCCCGAGCTGTTCCGCCCCGAAGTGTTCGGCGCTCTGGAATTGTACGAGATGGGCGATTTCGACCCGGTGAACACCCAAGGCGCCTGGGCCGGGGAAATCGGCATGGTCCAGATGCTGCCCGAAGATATCGTCGCCCACGGCATTGACGGCGACGGCGACGGCCACGTCTACCTGCAAACCTCCGCGCCCGATGCGCTGATGTCGGGTGCCAACATCCTCTCGTCCCTCGGCTGGCGTCCCGGTGAGCCCTGGCTCGTCGAAATCACCGTTCCGCAGGATCTGGACTGGTATCAGACCGGCATCCACACCACCCGCTCCGTCGCCGACTGGCAGGCCGATGGTGTGGCGGGTCGCTCGGGCGCCCTGCCGATGCCAAACGCCCAGGCCTCGATCGTCCTGCCCCAAGGCCGCAATGGCCCCGCCTTCATGGCCTACCAGAACTTCAACGTCCTCTTTGAATGGAACCAGTCCTTCACCTACGTCCTGACCGCCGCCTATTTCGCAACCCGTCTGGAAGGTGCGCCGGTGTTTGACGCGCGCAACCCGGAACCGGGCCTGGGCGGGGACCAGATGCGCCGCCTCCAGACCGCCCTCCAGGCGCGGGGCTATGACGTGGGGCGCATCGACGGCATCCTCGGCGCTGGCACCCGGGCCGCCGTGCGGGAAGAACAGCGCCGCCTGGGCCTGCCCGCCGATGCCTGGCCCACCAGCGCCCTGTTAAACGCGCTGTAATCTTCAATACCGCGCAATTTGTCCGAAAACCGGTTCCCACTTTTCGGATCGCGCTCTGAATTAACCAGACGCTAACCAAACCACCCGATCCTGCTTGCCCCCCAACCGCAAGCAGGATCGCGCCCATGCACGACATCCACCACATCCCCCTCTCTGACATCGACGCCGATGCCCTCCCCCGGGACCGCATCTCCCTCGCGCCCTCAGCGCTGTCGGAACTGCAAGCCTCCATCGCGTCCCTCGGCCTCACCCACCCCATTGAGGTCTGGGCCAAGCACGATCCCTTACCCGACGCGCCCCGCCATGGCCTGATCTCCGGCCTGCGCCGCCTCACCGCCATGCGCGCGCTGGGCCACACCACCATTCCCGCCTTCATCCGCGCCCCCTCCGACATCGCCGAGGCCATGACCCGTATGGTCGCCGAGAATGAGATCCGCGCCGCCATTTCCCCCTGGGAGAAGGGCCGCCTTGTCACCGAAGCGGTGGCTGAGGGCCTCTTCCCCACCTTTGACGCCGCCACCGACAGCCTCTACCGCACGCTCGACCGCCACCGCCGCGCCCGCATCCGTGCCATGGCAGACGTCGTGGCCGAGATCGGCGACCACCTGCTCACATCGCCCGAGACCCTCAGTCAGAACCAGATCACCCGCATCGCCTTCGCCCTGCGTGCCGACCTCGGCCCCCTCATCACCACCGCCCTGCGCACCTCCAAACAGAAATCCCCCGACGCCCAATGGAAAACCCTCCTGCCGATTTTACTGGAAGCCGAAGAAACCGCCCGCACCCCCCGCGCGCCCCTCTACCGTGAAGGCCGCCCCCGCCGCATGGCCCAAGTGCGGTCCAAACTGCACATTAGACGCGAGAGAACCCCCGACGGCTGGTCCCTGCGGTTCACAGGCCCAGAGGCGACCGGGCCTTTGATGGAGGACATCATGGACCGCGTGGAAGGGGACTTTGGCCAGACCCGATGAAATCGGGTCGGGGTGCTGGCAAGCTCTTTTCAGCAGGAAGAGATGCCAGGAGGGGGGTGAATATCATTTGTGGTATGGGGCCAAATGAGTTCCTGAAACCAGTGTCACAGGGGTACAAGTGAAGAAACATCAGTGCTTTCGTTGACGTGAGCTCTATGCCTTGTAAGAATATACTTAGGTTTTTCATAAGGTGTATCGGCATTGGCAAAAACGAGGAGTTATTCTCTTTACCTAGTAAAATCTGATGTGGAAGATTTTGAGGATATTTTTAGTGAAAATGCTAGAGATAAAATTAAAGCTGGTGACGCTTCCTTAAGTGAATCTAGTGAGCTTGGTGACCAAGCAGTAGTTTACATTTTCCCCGGTCCACCGAAGCCTCCATC from Jannaschia sp. CCS1 includes:
- a CDS encoding TfoX/Sxy family protein, which produces MAYDNALAARVRHALSDVDDLRDQKMMGALCFMVGDHMCCGVTGDALMVRVGRDGYDAALTEEHVGPMEMTGGRRPRGFVLVDPPGIEADEALVRWIRRGRDVVAKLPARTLPQALVKT
- a CDS encoding SRPBCC family protein yields the protein MTDAQTRAPHGGVTATTDPTTGEVEASALFGTTPERLFRAITTKEICTWWVRPGVFNTEDWSGDVREGGRWAAAGIGGGQPYQLEGEFVTVEDPRRLAQTWTPVGAPFEPALLTYDLTPQPGGVHLTLRHSGLPNADVCEKTRAGWETSLARLQEIIAAEKE
- a CDS encoding winged helix-turn-helix transcriptional regulator; protein product: MALDDDTNRGPGVSLLTGLDMSHITLCPAIAFNKIVGGRYKLHILCVLHRGPLRFGEIGRSLVKGGLGKPVTPRILSRELKDMTELGLLDRKEYPVVPKKVEYALGPRGKALLPILSEIVRWGATGVHEDMLEVSQSRH
- a CDS encoding VOC family protein, with protein sequence MSPPFKIRALGEIAIRCDDLARMAAFYGDILGLERMVGSAAPNIVFFRIAEGFGGHTQILALFEKDAQGPVTGAASSLHHIALTVRYADQDAIMAWYEEQGLTYRVEHFGWVGWRGVFTTDPEGNTVELVAYDASLKDA
- a CDS encoding D-amino-acid transaminase is translated as MTRTVYVNGQYLPEQDATISIFDRGFLFADGVYEVTSVLDGKLIDFDGHARRLQRSLDELDMANPTTEDELLEIHRELVRANDITEGLIYLQVTRGAADRDFVYPADDTPPTIVLFTQNKPGLAGNPMAQTGMKVISIEDQRWGRRDIKTVQLLYPSMGKMAAKAAGAHDAWMVEDGMVTEGTSNNAYIVKGNTIITRNLGHEILSGITRAAVLRMAEEAQMKVEERPFTMDEAKAADEAFVTSATTFVMPVVEIDGEAVGTGTPGHVTARLRDIYLDEMRKAAV
- a CDS encoding alpha/beta hydrolase family esterase — protein: MRLILATALALLASPALACGPDTDCSVANDRTYRYYMPADTTGPVGAFFHAHGYRGSAGGAMNNAALRAMADRLGMAFIAMNADADDWNLAYRPRNPQQAEAAEAAYVDAVIADVATRIDLDQSRLIATGFSAGGMMTWTLACEMGDVFAGFVPYSGTFWRTIPATCPTPAAPLIHIHGDGDTVVPMEGRAIGPTRQGNVYDALAMYADHGAQPEATLQEMPEGLTCFLRENAEGTVLDLCMFSGSHAYSTARVEWAIERILNRL
- the dgcA gene encoding N-acetyl-D-Glu racemase DgcA yields the protein MFKITRDKFKLDEVFTISRGSKTHAEVLTFEIDQGASGRGRGECVPYARYGETLDSVEAQIQDYIDNGDSARFPPGAARNAIECAILDAEAKCNATTVWEMLRQPVPQPVTSAFTLSLDTPEKMRASAAKHAARPLLKIKLGTADDMARLEAVRAGAPKAAIIVDANEGWTAEIYTDLAPHLLRLGVQMVEQPLPAGQDDMLSEIARPLPVCADESCHDRASLPDLKGKYDMVNIKLDKTGGLSEALALRDAARAEGYTVMVGCMVGSSLAMAPAMLVAQGAEIVDLDGPLLLAEDRTPPLKFDGSTIHPPEAALWG
- the dgcN gene encoding N-acetyltransferase DgcN is translated as MIETPYLLFLGDAPDQLAAKVAQGIRDWRPENVIGQFRMEGCNADVKVADMDLAAAKASGAKTLVVGIANQGGYISPAWKRVLIEALAEGFDIASGLHNLLSDEPDLVAVAKEYGRQLHDVRIPSVAYPIANGKKRSGKRCLAVGTDCSAGKMYTALAMDKEMKARGLKSSFRATGQTGILVTGDGVPLDAVIADFMAGAVEWLTPDNDDDHWDMIEGQGSLYHVSFSGVTMALIHGGQPDALILSHEPTRTHMRGLPHYALPTLEQLRDTALPLARIANPKAEVVGISVNTAALGEDEALQTLADIEKRMGLPTADPFRQGAGRLCDALDAI
- a CDS encoding glutathione S-transferase family protein, with the protein product MGLLVDGTWQDTWYDTKKSGGAFKRQAAQFRNWITADGSAGPSGEGGFKAESGRYHLYVSHACPWANRTLIFRALKDLQDHIDISVVHPDMMGDGWTFDTSHDGATGDTLYGLSFARDLYTKAQPGVTTRVTVPILWDTQRETIVSNESAEIIRMFNTAFNDITGNADDYYPEALRPRIDDINGRVYSDVNNGVYKSGFATSQDAYDGAVHALFDALDWLEDILADNRYLTGDTITEADWRLFTTLVRFDPVYHLHFKCNRKRIVDYPNLWAYTRELYQWPGVADQINFDHIVRHYHYSHESINPHRIIPINPQIDWTAPHGRSDR
- a CDS encoding threonine-phosphate decarboxylase yields the protein MNVPFPKRDHGGGLDAAAAEYGGDLEAWLDLSTGINPNAYPVGQLPQDIWGRLPDEGAMARLLDAARSFWSVPDGVEVIAAAGASPLIARMPDMTAFSGAYIPVPTYNEYAAAFAARGRLNDPLNPQNPVHVYVHPNNPDGRMWPGSVIGGRPLTIIDESFCDTVPDKTHMARAAEPGVIILKSFGKFWGLAGLRLGFAIAAPETFARSSSSASLQELMGPWSVSGPALEIGARALQDHAWAEATRVRLGHDAARLDDMLLSAGAEIVGGTTLFRTYAWEQGAEVWQKRLAEHRIWSRIFPYSTNWMRLGLPATDEDWARLDAAL
- the cbiB gene encoding adenosylcobinamide-phosphate synthase CbiB — protein: MIATAGLLFAAMILDALVGEPRWLWSRIPHPIVLMGRLIDWCDATFNRGAQRLNGGLVMAALGLSALGLGWVIAALPLGWLWQILIAAVLLAQRSLVDHVAAVAVGLRRSLADGKRAVAMIVGRDTGPLDDAAVARAAIESAAENMSDGVVAPAFWFLVGGLPGLLLYKITNTADSMIGHRTPRHEAFGWAAARFDDVLNYVPARLTALLIALTHGFDALRCAYRDGPKHRSVNAGWPEAAMASALGLSLSGSRAYGGEMTEDPALNATGSRDATPGDIKAAIRVLWRVWWAMLGGSVICILLGGWGALLLATVLLALI
- a CDS encoding lytic murein transglycosylase, with the protein product MRFLAPLLLSLSIGTAAHAQQCGGDFNQFVQGLRAEAAERGHSQEAIDGFFRHASYYQRALDADRRQGIFTVPFTDFARRLISQGRMDNGRRNADRQAATFAEIERRFGVSQGILLAFWAFETDYGAFQGDYNTLDSLVTLAHDCRRPELFRPEVFGALELYEMGDFDPVNTQGAWAGEIGMVQMLPEDIVAHGIDGDGDGHVYLQTSAPDALMSGANILSSLGWRPGEPWLVEITVPQDLDWYQTGIHTTRSVADWQADGVAGRSGALPMPNAQASIVLPQGRNGPAFMAYQNFNVLFEWNQSFTYVLTAAYFATRLEGAPVFDARNPEPGLGGDQMRRLQTALQARGYDVGRIDGILGAGTRAAVREEQRRLGLPADAWPTSALLNAL